The DNA sequence TTATGTGTTCACCCCAAGCCTTGTGGGAGCTGGCTTGCCAGCGATGAAGTCGACTCGGTCTTACTGGGGATTACGGTTCCAGTATTTGAACAACGGTTCCGCCAGAAACAGCACGAACAACAACCGCATCACCTGCATCGCCGTCACCAGCGGCACCGACAGTTGCAGGGTTTCCGCCGTCAGACTCATCTCTGCGATCCCGCCGGGCATCATGCCCAGGGTGAGTGAGCGCAGATCCAGATGAGTCAGCGCACTCAGTCCCAACGCCGCCAGTGTCGCGATCAACATGGTCAGCGCCGTGCCGATCAACGTCCGTCCCATGAACGACGGTGCGCGGCGGAAAAACTGCCGGTTGAAGTGGCAACCCAGACCGCTGCCGATCAGCCACTGTCCAATCTGGCTGCCGCCATTGGGCAAACCGATGTGCAGATCCCAGCCGATGCTCACCGCCGCGCTGACCAGCAGCGGGCCGAACAGCCATGGGTTGGGTTGACGCAGGCGTTGCCAGAGCCAGGCGAGCAGGCCGCCCGCCGGAAAAAGAATCGCCAGCCAGCGCCAATCGACGCTGCCAGCGTGTGAAATCGGTGTGCCGTCACCCAGCAGATATTTGAACGCCGCGGGTACACACAAAACTACCACCAGCACCCTCAGACTTTGTCCGGCCGCGACATGGCTGAGCATCGCGCCGTTGCGGGCGCCGAGGTTGACCATCTCGCCGGAGCCGCCGGGCATGCTGGAGAAAAACGCCGTGGCGCGATCCTCGCCGGTGCGGCGCATCAGCCACACGCCGACCACTGCCGAAAGGCTGGTGACCAGCGCCCCGAAGAAGATCAGGCCGAAGTGGCTGAGCACCTGTTCCATCACCAGCGGGGTGAAGTGCAGGCCGATGCCGATCCCGACAATCCACTGGCCGCACTTGCGGCCGCCAGGGATTTCGGTGAGTTGCCACGGGGTTAGGCAGCGCACCAGGATGATCGCCAGCAACGAGCCGACCATCCACGGCAGCGGCCAGCCGATCTGGCTGGCGATGAAACCGCCAAGCAGACCGACCAGCGGGGTTCCCCACCACGTTTTGAGGGAGAGCCGATCAGACATCGGCAATGGCGCGTTGCGCGGCCGAGCGTTTGCGCCAGATGCGGATGATCGGCATCAGCAGCATGATCGCCGTCAGAATCCAGCAACCGAAAGTGATCGGGCTCGACCAGAGGATTTCCAGCGCACCGTTGGAAATCGACAGGGCGCGACGCAGGTTCTGCTCCATCAGGCCGCCGAGGATGAAGCCCAGCAACAGCGGCGACAGCGGGAAGTCCAGCTTGCGCAGGATGTAACCGAAGATGCCGATGCCGATCATCAGGAACAGATCGAAGGTCGTCGCATGTACGGCATAGACGCCGATCCCCGTGATGATCGCAATGACCGGCACCAATGCCCAGTTCGGCACGGCGAGGATGCGGGTGAATACACGGATCATCGGAATGTTGAGGATCACCAGCATGACGTTGGCGATGAACAACGAAGCGATCAGGCCCCAGACGATGTCCGGTTGTTGCTGGAACAGCAACGGCCCCGGGGTGATGTTGTACAGCGACAGGGCGCCGATCATCACTGCCGTGGTACCCGAACCCGGAACGCCGAGGGTCAGCATCGGCACCAGTGCACCGCACGCCGCGCCACCGATGGCGGTTTCCGGTGCTGCGAGGCCACGGGCATCGCCTTCACCGAATTTTCCATTGGCACCGGCGATGCGTTTCTCGGTCATGTAGGCCACGGCGCTGGCCAGGGTCGCGCCGGCACCTGGCAACACGCCCATGATGAAACCGAGCACGCCGCAACGGATGTTCACCACGAACACCGAGGCCGCTTCCTTGAAGTTGAACATCATCCGGCCGGTGGCTTTCACCGCTTCCTGACCATGGTGGGTCTTTTCCAGCAGCAGCAGGATTTCGCTGATGGAGAACAGGCCCAGCACCAGCACGACGAACTGAATGCCGTCGGTCAAGTGGATGTTGTCGCCGGTGAAACGGTAAACGCCGCTGTTGGCGTCGATGCCGACGGTCGACAGGAACAGGCCGATCAACGCCGCGATGAAGGTTTTCAGCGGACGGTCGCCGGCCATGCCGCCGAGACAGACAATCGCGAACACCATCAAAACAAAGTATTCCGCCGGACCAAAAGCAATCGCCCATTTCGCCAGCAGCGGTGCGAACAGCACCATGCCGCAGGTGGCGATGAACGCGCCGATGAACGAGCTCCATGCCGACAGCGACAGCGCTACGCCGGCCAGGCCTTTGCGGGCCATCGGGTAGCCGTCGAGGGTGGTCATTACGGTGGAGGCTTCACCTGGAATGTTCAGCAGGATCGAGCTGATCCGGCCGCCGTATTCACAGCCCAGATACACCGCTGCCAACAGGATCAGTGCCGACTCCGGCGGTAGGCCAAGGGCGAATGCGATCGGGATCAGCAATGCCACACCGTTGATCGGGCCAAGGCCTGGCAACAGGCCGACGACGGTGCCGATCAGCGTGCCGCACAGGGCGGTCACCAGGTTGTACGGGCTCAGTGCAACGCCAAAGCCCTGACCCAAATAGCCAAGAGTATCCATATCAGTTCTCCAGAACGTCGAGCAGGCCGAGAGGCAGCGGAACGTCCATCAAACGGTCGAACAGCAGGTAAAGACCGACGGCCATCAGGCTGATGATCACCACGCTTGGCAACCAGCGGCCGCCGTACAGGCGGGCCATCGGCACGCCGGTGATGATGCTGGCGGCGATAAAACCAAGGGGTTCGAAAGTGCCGGCGAACACCAACAGCAGCGCGACGCATATCGCGATCTTGGTCAGGGTTTCACGATCCAGCGGCGGCTCGTCTTCGCTGTGTTTGATCGGCGCCGGGCGAAACACCATGTACAGCAGCGCCAGGCCCATCAGGCCGAGCATCAGCAATGGAAACGCCCGTGGGCCCACCGGTTCGTAGGAAAAAGCCGCCTGATAAGGCCACGCCATCAATGCCAGACCGGCACAGACCAGCAAAAGCATCGACGCGAAAATGCGTTGAATAAGCATGAGGGAACTCCTGCCATGGCCCCGGCGAAAGGGCCATGGACGCTAGACAGAGACGATCACTGGATCAGGCCGAACTCTTTGGCCAGCACCTTGTAGTCCGCGACCTGTTTCTTGACGTACGTGTCCAGCTCCGGGCCGGTCATGGCGAACGGGAACAGCTCACGCTGATCGCGCAGCTTGGCGAAATCTTCCGAGGCCAGCAGCTTGTCAAAGGCACCTTTCCACCAGGCGTAGTCCTCGTCGCTGACCTTCGGCCCGAGGTAGAAGCCGCGCACCACCGGCCAGACAATGTCGTAGCCCTGCTCGCGAGCGGTCGGGATGTCCTTCATTTCCGGCTCATCCAGGCGCTTCTCGGCAAACACCGCCAACAGGCGCATGTCGCCGCTCTGGATGTGCGGCATGGAGTCAGAGATGTCGGTGCTGCCGACCTGGATGTGGCCGCCAAGCAGCGCGGTGGCGATCTCGCCGCCACCTTCGAGGGCGACGTAGCGCAGGTCGCGCGGGTTGATCCCGGCAGCTTTTGCGATCAGTGCAGTCTGCATCCAGTCCTGGCTGCCGACGGTGCCGCCGGAACCGATCACCACGGCGCTTGGATCTTTCTTCAGCGCCTGTACGAGATCATCAAGGGTTTTGTAGGGCGAATCGCTTTTCACCGCGATGGCGCCGTAGCTGGTGCCGACCGCCGCCAGCCAGCGCACGTTGGTTTCATCGAACCGGCCGAACTTGCCCTGGGCCAGGTTCAGCAGCGAACCGCTGGACCACGCCACCAAAGTGCCCGCATCGGCGGGACGCTGCGCCACAACGGCGTTGTACGCTACCGCGCCGACGCCGCCGGGCATGTAGGTCACGCGCATCGGTTTGGTCAGCAGTTTTTCGTTGACCAGCGCGCTTTGCGCCAGTTTGCAGGTCAGGTCGAAACCGCCGCCGGGGGAGGCTGGGGCGATGCATTCCGGGCGTTTGGGCTCGGCCATCAGTTGGCCGGCGAACAGCACGCAGCTGGCGGCGAGGGCGAAACGGCGCAGGGATCGGTTCATGGGTGTCTCCACGGGAGTTGTTGTTTTGGGGGATGTTTCAGGTGCGGCGGTTTCGCGCGCGCAGGCTAACAGGCTCAGACCCGGACGGGTTGAACGCCGCGCAGCCGACGATGGCGCTGACAAGCGATAACGGGGAAATTCGAAAGGAAGAATGAAACGGGTCAACCTGAAGCTGTTTGGACAGCATGGTGCAGTACCTCGTTATTGTTCTTATTGGCGAAAACGCATCGAGGCGTTTTTCGAGAGCTACGTTTTGAAGCTACGTTGTATGGACAGACCAAGCGGCGAAGGTCGGCAGTCGGGACCCTCGGTGAAGCGACTCTAACGGCCCAACCTTTCGCTAACCTTTCAGTATTCTTTCGCGTGTTTTCGGGCTTCACAGTGGCGGTTGCGGCTGTAAACTCCGCCGCAAAGAATGGCGTCGGCCATCCCTGAATGAGGTAGAGATCCATGCGTGTCCTGCTCGTCGAAGACCATTTGCCGCTGGCCGAAAGCGTCGCCCAGGCGCTCAAGAGCACCGGTCTGACCGTGGACGTCTTGCACGACGGCGTGGCTGCTGACCTGGCCCTGGGCAGCGAGGAATACGCGGTGGCGATCCTCGATGTCGGCCTGCCGCGCATGGACGGTTTTGAAGTTCTGGCGCGCCTGCGGGCCCGGGGCAAGAACCTGCCGGTGCTGATGCTGACCGCTCGCAGCGACGTCAAGGATCGGGTCCATGGGCTCAATCTCGGTGCTGACGATTACCTCGCCAAGCCGTTCGAACTCACCGAGCTTGAGGCGCGGGTCAAGGCCTTGCTGCGCCGCAGCGTGCTCGGCGGCGAACGTCAGCAGCGTTGCGGTGTGCTGGCCTATGACCTCGACACCCGACGCTTCACCCTCGGCGATGAATTGCTGACGCTGACCTCCCGCGAACAGGCGGTGCTCGAAGCGCTGATTGCCCGTCCGGGAAGGGTGATGAGCAAGGAGCAACTGGCTGCACAAGTGTTCGGTCTCGACGAAGAAGCCAGCCCGGACGCCATCGAAATCTACGTGCATCGCCTGCGCAAGAAACTCGACGGCCATTCAGTGGCCATCGTGACCTTCCGGGGTCTGGGTTATCTGCTGGAAAGCCGCGATGCATAAGCCCAGCAGCCTGCGCTGGCGGTTGCTGTGGAACCTCGCGTTGCTGCTGGTGGTGTTGATGCTCGCCAGCGGATTGAGCGCGTACTGGAACGGTCGCGAGGCCGCCGACACCGCTTATGACCGCACGCTGCTGGCCTCGGCGCGGACCATCGCCGCCGGTCTGTCGCAGCGCGATGGCAGTCTCAGTGCCGACGTGCCGTATGTGGCGCTCGATACCTTCGCTTACGACAGCGCCGGGCGCATCTATTACCAGGTCAACGACATCAACCAGAAGTTGATTTCCGGCTATGAAAACCTGCCCGGCCCACCGCCTGGCACGCCGAGAACCGACAGCTATCCCGCCCTAGCGCGCTTTTATGACGCGAAATATCAGGGGCAGAACGTGCGTGTGGTGAGTCTGCTCAAAGCGGTCAGCGAGCCGAACATGAACGGCATGGCGGAAATCCGCGTTGCCGAAACCGATGAAGCGCGAGTCAGCATGGCCCGCAGTCTGGCGGCCGATACGTTGCTGCGGCTGGGCATGCTGGCGATTGGTGCGCTGTTGCTGGTGTGGTTTGCAGTGAGTGCTGCGTTGCGGCCGATCGAACGTTTGCGCACGGCAGTGGAAGAGCGTCAGCCCGATGACCTGCGGCCGTTGCCGTTGGTCGAAGTGCAACACGAGTTGTGGCCGCTGGTGCGGGCGCTCAATCACTTTACCGAACGCCTGCGCGGGCAATTCGAGAGGCAGGCGCAATTCATCGCCGATGCGGCCCACGAACTGCGCACGCCACTGGCGGCGCTCAAGGCGCGTCTTGAACTGGGTTTGCGCTCAACCGAACCGCAGACCTGGCGCGATACGTTGGAATCCTCGGCGCAAAGCACAGATCGCCTGACTCATCTGGCCAACCAGTTGCTGTCGCTGGCCCGGGTGGAAAACGGCGCCCGGGCAATTGCCGAGGGCGGTGCGCAGTTGCTTGATCTGAGCCAGTTGGCGCGTGAACTCGGCATGGCCATGGCGCCGCTGGCCCACGCGCGTGGCGTTGCGCTGGCGCTGGAAGCGGACGAACCGGTCTGGCTGCGCGGCGAGCCGACATTGCTCAACGAGCTGCTGAGCAATCTGGTGGACAACGCGTTGGCGCACACGCCACCGGGCGGCAACGTGATTCTGCGGGTCACGGCGCCGGCTGTGCTGGAGGTTGAGGACGATGGGCCGGGCATTCCGCTGGAGGAGCGGGATCGCGTGTTCGAACGCTTTTACCGGCGCAACCAGCAGGTGGCCGGTTCCGGGCTGGGGCTGGCGATTGTCGGGGAAATCTGCCGCGCGCATCTGGCGCAGATCAGTCTGCACGATGGTGAGCAGGCGGGTTTGAAGGTGCGGGTGAGTTTTGTCGCCGGTTGATCAGTAGAACATTGAACGCGATTCTTCCAGATCGGCGCACAGTGCCTTGTTTTCCGGATCGATGCCGAGCTTGCGGAATGCCGGCACGCTGAACGGATCGATGCGGGCTATTGGATGGTCGGTGTCCTTGTGGCAATACAGGCTGGCCACCTGCACGATGTCGACGTAATCGATCTGCTGCGATTCGCGCTTGAGATCCTGATACAACCCCGGCAACTCCACCAGACGCTCCGGAAATTCCCAGACCCGCAGCAGTTTGTCGCCAAGCAACGGATGAATGTGGTCGATCACATGGTTGAGGCTGACCGGGTCGGACAGCAATTCGTAGTGGTCTTCGGCATAGGTCAGGATCGGCAGCACGCCGATCTGATGAACCAGTCCACCGAGCGCGGCCTGATCGGGCTTGAGCTGGGTATAACGGCGGCACAGGGCGTAGCTGACTCCGGCGATCTCCAGACTCTTGCGCCAGACTTCGCGCATCTTCTGTTCGACCACGTCGGAGCGGGCGTGGAAGATCTGTTCCATCACCAGACCGATCGCCAGGTTGCTGCTGTAATTGACGCCCAGCCGGGTGATGGCGGTGTGCAGGTCGGTGACTTCCTGGGTGGCGCGCAGCAGCGGGCTGTTGACCACTTTGATCAGGC is a window from the Pseudomonas gozinkensis genome containing:
- a CDS encoding tripartite tricarboxylate transporter TctB family protein, which produces MLIQRIFASMLLLVCAGLALMAWPYQAAFSYEPVGPRAFPLLMLGLMGLALLYMVFRPAPIKHSEDEPPLDRETLTKIAICVALLLVFAGTFEPLGFIAASIITGVPMARLYGGRWLPSVVIISLMAVGLYLLFDRLMDVPLPLGLLDVLEN
- a CDS encoding response regulator — encoded protein: MRVLLVEDHLPLAESVAQALKSTGLTVDVLHDGVAADLALGSEEYAVAILDVGLPRMDGFEVLARLRARGKNLPVLMLTARSDVKDRVHGLNLGADDYLAKPFELTELEARVKALLRRSVLGGERQQRCGVLAYDLDTRRFTLGDELLTLTSREQAVLEALIARPGRVMSKEQLAAQVFGLDEEASPDAIEIYVHRLRKKLDGHSVAIVTFRGLGYLLESRDA
- a CDS encoding sensor histidine kinase, whose amino-acid sequence is MHKPSSLRWRLLWNLALLLVVLMLASGLSAYWNGREAADTAYDRTLLASARTIAAGLSQRDGSLSADVPYVALDTFAYDSAGRIYYQVNDINQKLISGYENLPGPPPGTPRTDSYPALARFYDAKYQGQNVRVVSLLKAVSEPNMNGMAEIRVAETDEARVSMARSLAADTLLRLGMLAIGALLLVWFAVSAALRPIERLRTAVEERQPDDLRPLPLVEVQHELWPLVRALNHFTERLRGQFERQAQFIADAAHELRTPLAALKARLELGLRSTEPQTWRDTLESSAQSTDRLTHLANQLLSLARVENGARAIAEGGAQLLDLSQLARELGMAMAPLAHARGVALALEADEPVWLRGEPTLLNELLSNLVDNALAHTPPGGNVILRVTAPAVLEVEDDGPGIPLEERDRVFERFYRRNQQVAGSGLGLAIVGEICRAHLAQISLHDGEQAGLKVRVSFVAG
- a CDS encoding HDOD domain-containing protein; the encoded protein is MSELADKVQQDLVEAIDNDDLVLPTLPEVALQIRKAAEDPDISVSDLSKVIGRDTALSARLIKVVNSPLLRATQEVTDLHTAITRLGVNYSSNLAIGLVMEQIFHARSDVVEQKMREVWRKSLEIAGVSYALCRRYTQLKPDQAALGGLVHQIGVLPILTYAEDHYELLSDPVSLNHVIDHIHPLLGDKLLRVWEFPERLVELPGLYQDLKRESQQIDYVDIVQVASLYCHKDTDHPIARIDPFSVPAFRKLGIDPENKALCADLEESRSMFY
- a CDS encoding AbrB family transcriptional regulator, whose amino-acid sequence is MSDRLSLKTWWGTPLVGLLGGFIASQIGWPLPWMVGSLLAIILVRCLTPWQLTEIPGGRKCGQWIVGIGIGLHFTPLVMEQVLSHFGLIFFGALVTSLSAVVGVWLMRRTGEDRATAFFSSMPGGSGEMVNLGARNGAMLSHVAAGQSLRVLVVVLCVPAAFKYLLGDGTPISHAGSVDWRWLAILFPAGGLLAWLWQRLRQPNPWLFGPLLVSAAVSIGWDLHIGLPNGGSQIGQWLIGSGLGCHFNRQFFRRAPSFMGRTLIGTALTMLIATLAALGLSALTHLDLRSLTLGMMPGGIAEMSLTAETLQLSVPLVTAMQVMRLLFVLFLAEPLFKYWNRNPQ
- a CDS encoding Bug family tripartite tricarboxylate transporter substrate binding protein, which translates into the protein MNRSLRRFALAASCVLFAGQLMAEPKRPECIAPASPGGGFDLTCKLAQSALVNEKLLTKPMRVTYMPGGVGAVAYNAVVAQRPADAGTLVAWSSGSLLNLAQGKFGRFDETNVRWLAAVGTSYGAIAVKSDSPYKTLDDLVQALKKDPSAVVIGSGGTVGSQDWMQTALIAKAAGINPRDLRYVALEGGGEIATALLGGHIQVGSTDISDSMPHIQSGDMRLLAVFAEKRLDEPEMKDIPTAREQGYDIVWPVVRGFYLGPKVSDEDYAWWKGAFDKLLASEDFAKLRDQRELFPFAMTGPELDTYVKKQVADYKVLAKEFGLIQ
- a CDS encoding tripartite tricarboxylate transporter permease; translation: MDTLGYLGQGFGVALSPYNLVTALCGTLIGTVVGLLPGLGPINGVALLIPIAFALGLPPESALILLAAVYLGCEYGGRISSILLNIPGEASTVMTTLDGYPMARKGLAGVALSLSAWSSFIGAFIATCGMVLFAPLLAKWAIAFGPAEYFVLMVFAIVCLGGMAGDRPLKTFIAALIGLFLSTVGIDANSGVYRFTGDNIHLTDGIQFVVLVLGLFSISEILLLLEKTHHGQEAVKATGRMMFNFKEAASVFVVNIRCGVLGFIMGVLPGAGATLASAVAYMTEKRIAGANGKFGEGDARGLAAPETAIGGAACGALVPMLTLGVPGSGTTAVMIGALSLYNITPGPLLFQQQPDIVWGLIASLFIANVMLVILNIPMIRVFTRILAVPNWALVPVIAIITGIGVYAVHATTFDLFLMIGIGIFGYILRKLDFPLSPLLLGFILGGLMEQNLRRALSISNGALEILWSSPITFGCWILTAIMLLMPIIRIWRKRSAAQRAIADV